The following coding sequences are from one Mycobacterium bourgelatii window:
- a CDS encoding helix-turn-helix domain-containing protein, with product MTAPVWAVPRGTEGVRIMVRAGMAYQMTPAECLAGSGLTEADLEDENSEIWVHQEFTVIRNLIGRLGDRPGVGVEVGLHSTLGRAGVIGFMVLAAPTLRQGVELALPFLALSPTHLRLSVEDDEEHVYLVGDDSELPGDIRAFIVERDLAGLVTAMRAANIEVAPLQLETTLDAERAAKLADVLQVPASAITAGRRTNRIVAARDFLDQPSPLADANTARMLAHHCRELLDRRLSRVGVAGQVRSRLLHNSSELPSMQTVADELHVDPRTLRRRLVSEGTSFRALLEEVRRKLAIELLAQDASVEEIAKRLGYAETANFTRAFTRWEGMAPSHFRKLS from the coding sequence ATGACGGCCCCGGTCTGGGCGGTGCCTCGGGGCACCGAAGGTGTTCGAATCATGGTGCGTGCCGGCATGGCGTACCAGATGACACCGGCGGAATGCCTTGCGGGCAGCGGATTGACGGAGGCAGACCTAGAAGACGAGAACTCCGAGATCTGGGTCCATCAGGAGTTCACCGTCATCCGCAATCTGATTGGCCGGCTCGGCGATCGACCGGGCGTCGGTGTCGAGGTGGGGCTGCACTCTACGTTGGGCCGCGCCGGGGTTATCGGGTTCATGGTCCTGGCCGCACCCACCCTGCGGCAGGGTGTGGAGTTGGCCCTGCCCTTCCTCGCTCTCTCACCGACACACCTCCGGCTCTCGGTGGAGGATGACGAGGAGCACGTGTACTTGGTCGGTGACGACAGCGAGCTGCCGGGTGACATCCGGGCGTTCATCGTGGAACGTGACCTGGCCGGATTGGTCACCGCAATGCGGGCCGCGAACATCGAAGTGGCGCCGCTTCAATTGGAAACGACACTCGACGCGGAGCGGGCCGCCAAGCTTGCGGATGTCCTGCAAGTTCCGGCGAGTGCGATCACGGCGGGCAGGCGCACGAATCGGATCGTAGCCGCGCGAGATTTTCTGGATCAGCCGTCTCCACTTGCGGATGCGAACACGGCTCGTATGCTCGCCCACCATTGCCGGGAACTGTTGGATCGCAGACTGTCTCGGGTCGGAGTTGCTGGACAGGTACGCAGCCGGTTGTTGCACAACTCCAGCGAACTGCCCTCGATGCAGACTGTGGCGGACGAATTGCATGTCGATCCACGGACCCTGCGCCGCCGTCTGGTCAGCGAAGGGACTTCGTTTCGGGCCCTGCTCGAGGAGGTGCGGCGCAAGTTGGCGATCGAACTACTAGCGCAAGACGCGTCGGTGGAGGAAATTGCCAAGCGACTGGGGTATGCCGAGACTGCGAACTTCACCCGCGCATTCACGCGCTGGGAGGGCATGGCGCCCAGTCACTTCCGGAAGTTGAGCTGA
- a CDS encoding fatty acid desaturase, whose protein sequence is MTTAVVSQKASLADELQDLYRRTKAQIGDEDLAHIRNVTAYGEAINARRLELLRDGSPQAIGRAAILEMLYRTLQFSELGHNIVHGSYDHLPNCGEYHSERYEWDFNVDTNQWKVMHHQGHHPHTNVAGRDHDLGYSLARAMAGQDWFGHHAVQLAIIWALASTAPQAAPFILANITRQVAGQRFFSRNTLAAPARIALRDAQQRYLREPLAAGIKFLPSLLANYAGGVAGYMSVFFLVAIEHHAGEVEMFPDPGPDETPDEYYERQIRATRNFIHSPRVNNFLERILIEEVPFENRPDFSVFYGGLDTHIEHHLFPDLPPNRQREIVPAVREIAARHGLPYHETPLEEAFSLLVKALTGLSIPFGEREIDNPLRLLTQPVSLLRRLAFGAAYKPLPEGPYLDKPKFYNVPVKVLSARPVGQGQAIHVRLQKPRGWDDISWDAGAFVSLRVEVDGDVLVRQYSLLHDSAGSDVMEICIKRVAGGRVSNRLNDTLRAGKYVTLVGRPTSTGGLTMTAVPRKSLFIAGGVGITPIISQLRKIARDAPASDAVLLYFNRDDRSIIFERELRRLANDSGIKVHFFTDTRSRRRNIAHGQISQTLLQQYVPDIADRETYVCAPPAMIELAQQYVHGLGLAPDRFHTESFTPPTVDRPADDGQRYTVRFLRSGRKAEISRATTLLEAARQADIRVAVGCERGLCRACVTPKLRGATRPDDDRAEVERVEHITLCTSFACSDLDLDL, encoded by the coding sequence ATGACTACCGCCGTTGTTAGCCAAAAGGCAAGCCTTGCCGACGAACTCCAAGACCTGTACCGCCGCACCAAGGCGCAGATAGGCGATGAAGACCTCGCCCATATCCGCAACGTGACCGCGTACGGCGAGGCGATCAACGCTCGTCGGCTTGAGTTGTTGCGTGACGGTTCACCGCAGGCCATCGGCCGTGCCGCAATCCTCGAGATGCTGTATCGAACGCTCCAGTTCTCAGAACTTGGCCACAACATCGTGCACGGGAGCTATGACCACCTGCCGAATTGCGGGGAATACCACTCGGAGCGTTACGAGTGGGACTTCAACGTCGACACGAACCAATGGAAGGTGATGCACCACCAGGGACATCACCCCCACACCAACGTCGCCGGCCGCGATCACGACCTCGGTTACAGCCTCGCCCGAGCAATGGCCGGTCAAGACTGGTTTGGCCATCACGCCGTGCAGCTCGCGATCATCTGGGCGCTCGCTTCGACGGCACCCCAAGCCGCACCGTTCATTCTCGCCAACATCACGCGGCAGGTAGCAGGGCAACGCTTCTTCAGCCGGAACACGCTGGCCGCTCCCGCGCGTATCGCCTTGCGCGATGCGCAGCAGCGCTATCTGCGCGAACCTCTGGCCGCCGGAATCAAGTTCCTACCGTCACTGCTGGCCAACTACGCCGGCGGGGTTGCCGGGTACATGTCGGTGTTCTTCCTTGTCGCGATCGAGCACCACGCCGGTGAGGTGGAGATGTTTCCCGACCCCGGCCCCGACGAAACGCCAGATGAGTACTACGAACGTCAAATCCGTGCAACGCGGAACTTCATTCACAGTCCACGCGTCAACAACTTCTTGGAACGCATCCTCATCGAGGAGGTTCCTTTTGAGAACAGGCCCGATTTCAGTGTCTTCTACGGCGGTCTCGACACCCACATCGAACACCACCTGTTCCCGGACCTGCCCCCCAACCGGCAGCGCGAAATCGTTCCCGCCGTACGCGAAATAGCAGCGCGGCACGGCCTGCCCTACCATGAAACACCGCTTGAGGAAGCGTTCAGCCTCTTGGTGAAGGCCTTGACCGGCCTGTCAATCCCGTTTGGCGAGCGAGAGATCGATAACCCACTGCGCCTTCTGACGCAACCGGTGTCGCTGCTCCGGCGACTGGCGTTCGGTGCCGCGTACAAGCCGCTGCCCGAGGGGCCCTACCTGGACAAGCCGAAGTTTTACAACGTGCCGGTCAAGGTGCTGTCGGCTCGCCCGGTCGGACAGGGTCAGGCGATCCACGTCCGATTGCAAAAGCCTCGCGGCTGGGACGACATCTCCTGGGATGCCGGTGCGTTCGTCTCGCTCCGAGTCGAAGTTGACGGCGACGTGCTGGTTCGTCAGTACAGCCTTCTTCACGACAGCGCCGGCTCCGACGTCATGGAGATTTGCATCAAGCGCGTCGCCGGCGGGCGAGTGTCCAACCGGCTCAACGACACCCTGCGCGCCGGAAAGTATGTGACGTTGGTTGGCCGACCCACCAGCACCGGCGGCCTGACGATGACGGCAGTACCGCGTAAGTCGCTTTTTATCGCAGGCGGGGTGGGGATCACCCCGATCATTAGCCAGCTGCGCAAGATCGCTCGGGACGCACCGGCGTCCGACGCGGTGTTGTTGTACTTCAACCGTGACGATCGCTCGATCATCTTCGAGCGCGAGTTGCGTCGCCTTGCCAATGACTCGGGTATCAAGGTCCACTTCTTCACCGACACACGTTCGCGCCGTAGGAACATCGCGCACGGGCAGATCTCCCAAACTCTCCTCCAGCAATATGTTCCGGACATTGCGGACCGCGAAACCTATGTGTGCGCGCCTCCTGCGATGATTGAACTCGCGCAGCAGTACGTTCATGGCCTTGGCCTTGCCCCTGACCGCTTCCATACCGAGTCGTTCACCCCGCCGACCGTCGACCGCCCCGCCGATGACGGCCAACGGTACACGGTCCGGTTCCTACGCAGCGGTCGCAAAGCCGAAATTAGCCGCGCTACAACTCTTTTAGAGGCTGCCAGGCAAGCCGACATCCGAGTTGCCGTCGGCTGCGAACGTGGCCTGTGCCGGGCGTGCGTTACGCCGAAGCTTCGCGGCGCCACCAGGCCCGACGATGACCGCGCCGAGGTAGAACGCGTGGAACACATCACGTTGTGCACCAGCTTTGCGTGTTCGGACCTAGACCTGGACCTGTAA
- a CDS encoding adenylate/guanylate cyclase domain-containing protein, translating to MRWLRGRNQRPGVVSIVRAARRKLPGDPEFGDPLSTAGPGAPSAVARTADRLLRSRDAASREVSLGVLQVLQALSDSVSRRIVNEEVTLVFTDLVGFSSWAYEAGDDATVALLRQVASAVETPLLGVRGQVVKRLGDGIMAVVSDPTAAVRAVVAAEAAIKEVEVQGYRPRMRVGIHTGRPQRLGSDWLGVDVNIAARVMEHASKGGIMISGPALDLIAQQDLDELGLYAKRAPRPISVSKVTGIPPDLAIYRLKSSSDSTAVLCGDCC from the coding sequence ATGCGTTGGTTGCGCGGGAGAAATCAGCGTCCCGGGGTGGTGTCGATCGTAAGGGCGGCGCGTCGGAAGCTGCCGGGGGATCCGGAGTTCGGTGACCCGTTGTCGACCGCCGGTCCTGGTGCCCCCAGTGCGGTGGCTCGTACCGCTGATCGGTTGCTGCGAAGTCGTGATGCTGCCTCGCGCGAGGTGAGCCTAGGGGTGCTGCAGGTGTTGCAGGCGTTGTCGGATTCGGTGTCACGCCGGATTGTCAATGAAGAGGTGACGCTGGTTTTCACTGATCTGGTCGGGTTTTCGTCTTGGGCGTATGAGGCTGGGGATGATGCCACGGTGGCGTTGCTGCGCCAGGTGGCGAGCGCGGTGGAGACGCCTTTGTTGGGTGTTCGGGGTCAGGTTGTAAAGCGGTTGGGTGATGGGATTATGGCGGTGGTTTCTGATCCCACCGCTGCGGTGCGGGCCGTTGTTGCTGCCGAGGCTGCCATCAAAGAGGTGGAGGTGCAGGGGTACCGGCCGAGGATGAGGGTGGGTATTCACACTGGGCGCCCGCAGCGGTTGGGGTCAGATTGGCTTGGTGTCGATGTAAATATCGCGGCTCGGGTCATGGAGCATGCCAGCAAGGGTGGGATCATGATCTCTGGTCCCGCGTTGGATCTGATTGCGCAGCAAGATTTGGACGAACTGGGGCTCTATGCCAAGAGGGCGCCGCGGCCGATTTCGGTTAGCAAAGTGACGGGCATTCCGCCCGATCTGGCCATCTACCGTCTCAAGTCGAGTAGTGACTCGACGGCGGTGTTGTGCGGAGACTGTTGTTAA
- a CDS encoding TetR/AcrR family transcriptional regulator: MQQIVRPFRGVSADERRDTRRAQLLEACLDVVGTCGIAGTTIDGICRSAGLTKRYFYESFPSRNDAFAALADELIADITEKILAAFPNDMMDLRDRIHCAIDSVTTLLFDDPRSARFFSEVIGKELLKDTVGPAEHRIAQLLIELILAGREITKSQHDRMQLAALVIVTGSVRAFTSWLDGRISISREDLVDEITEMSVAAARSIRSDL; encoded by the coding sequence ATGCAACAGATTGTTAGACCGTTTCGGGGCGTCAGCGCCGACGAGCGGCGTGACACTCGCCGCGCCCAGCTCCTTGAGGCTTGTCTGGACGTGGTCGGCACCTGCGGCATAGCAGGAACCACCATCGACGGAATCTGCCGAAGTGCTGGCCTTACGAAGCGGTATTTCTACGAGAGCTTCCCGTCGCGCAACGATGCATTTGCAGCATTGGCGGACGAGTTGATCGCCGATATCACCGAGAAAATCTTGGCTGCGTTTCCCAATGACATGATGGATCTGCGCGACCGAATTCACTGCGCAATCGACAGTGTTACCACCCTGCTATTCGACGACCCGCGCAGTGCGCGGTTCTTCAGCGAGGTGATCGGCAAGGAGCTACTTAAAGACACCGTTGGCCCGGCCGAGCATAGAATCGCCCAGCTACTTATCGAGTTGATTCTCGCCGGACGCGAGATCACCAAGAGTCAACACGATCGAATGCAACTCGCCGCGTTGGTCATCGTAACCGGCAGTGTTCGAGCCTTCACCAGCTGGCTGGATGGCCGAATTTCCATCTCAAGAGAAGACCTTGTCGACGAAATCACCGAGATGTCTGTCGCCGCTGCGCGCAGCATTCGCAGCGATCTCTGA
- a CDS encoding PPE family protein yields MNFTILPPEINSALIFGGAGTGSILEAAASWETLASELDSAARAFASVTTALAGNSWQGPASAAMVDVAGHYLHWLVASGTQAQQFANEARMVAAAFEATMAATVDPAAVLANRARFLSLVTSNLLGFNGPAIALAEAEYEQMWAQDVAAMFDYYIGASAAVSALAPFPPIIQNLAGGAAATSPIADGAFSNPPGRASIFNLGLANFGTGNLGFGSIGNWNVGAGNVGVLNVGFGNLGDFNLGSGNVGGFNLGSGNLGSYNFGPGNLGSFNVGFGNLGDYNFGLGNAGVGNIGFGNTGSNNIGFGLTGDNQVGFGGWNSGSGNVGLFNSGTGNVGFFNSGEGTGVLVTRGV; encoded by the coding sequence ATGAATTTCACGATTCTGCCACCAGAGATCAATTCAGCGCTGATATTCGGCGGTGCGGGTACGGGCTCCATACTGGAGGCGGCGGCCTCGTGGGAAACGTTGGCTTCCGAATTGGATTCCGCAGCAAGGGCATTCGCGTCGGTCACCACAGCTTTGGCCGGAAACTCTTGGCAGGGACCAGCTTCGGCCGCGATGGTCGACGTCGCCGGACACTATCTGCACTGGCTGGTCGCGAGTGGAACGCAGGCGCAGCAGTTCGCCAATGAGGCTCGGATGGTTGCCGCCGCATTCGAGGCGACCATGGCCGCAACCGTCGATCCCGCTGCAGTTCTGGCCAACCGTGCCCGGTTCCTGTCGCTAGTGACGTCGAATCTGTTGGGCTTCAATGGTCCGGCGATCGCTTTGGCTGAAGCCGAATACGAGCAAATGTGGGCTCAGGATGTGGCAGCGATGTTCGACTACTACATCGGAGCATCCGCCGCTGTGTCGGCGCTCGCCCCTTTCCCGCCGATAATTCAAAACCTGGCTGGTGGGGCGGCCGCTACCAGCCCGATCGCTGACGGAGCCTTCTCGAATCCGCCGGGACGTGCCAGCATTTTCAACTTGGGCTTGGCGAATTTCGGTACGGGGAATTTGGGGTTTGGCAGCATCGGTAACTGGAATGTGGGTGCGGGTAATGTTGGGGTGTTGAATGTTGGGTTCGGTAATCTGGGTGATTTCAATTTGGGTTCGGGTAATGTTGGTGGGTTTAATCTGGGTTCGGGGAATCTGGGGTCGTACAATTTTGGGCCGGGGAATTTGGGGTCGTTCAATGTTGGGTTCGGGAACCTGGGTGATTACAACTTTGGGTTGGGTAATGCCGGGGTTGGCAACATCGGGTTTGGTAACACGGGGTCTAACAACATTGGGTTTGGGTTGACTGGTGATAACCAGGTTGGGTTTGGTGGGTGGAATTCCGGTAGTGGGAATGTGGGGTTGTTCAACTCCGGTACCGGCAATGTCGGGTTCTTCAACTCTGGTGAGGGAACTGGGGTATTGGTAACTCGGGGAGTTTGA
- a CDS encoding DUF6285 domain-containing protein, producing the protein MSEMSVYRGPESLELLAVVADFLESKIAPAFAKDRRKYDAVCEAAAALRIVEREILENSAHEAQRRDALAELGYSDEAQLAAAIRSGDLDDRAAEVVACLRTLTSHHLATTNPGYRDE; encoded by the coding sequence GTGTCCGAGATGTCCGTCTACCGAGGCCCAGAGTCGCTGGAGCTTCTTGCAGTGGTTGCCGATTTTCTGGAATCCAAGATCGCGCCGGCCTTCGCCAAAGATCGCCGCAAGTATGACGCGGTCTGCGAGGCGGCCGCCGCGCTGCGCATAGTAGAGCGCGAAATACTCGAAAATTCGGCCCACGAGGCCCAGCGCCGCGACGCCCTGGCGGAACTCGGCTACTCCGATGAAGCGCAGCTGGCGGCGGCAATCCGTTCTGGTGATCTCGACGACCGCGCCGCCGAGGTCGTCGCATGTCTGCGAACGCTGACGAGTCATCACCTCGCCACCACAAATCCGGGATATCGGGACGAATAA
- a CDS encoding phosphotransferase family protein has protein sequence MSQLDDHDESRSRQRGAHETRAPHFHDGARKDGVRMSLSTREELQAAASKLPDRLRAVLSSALSVDAASITVQNLRLLKQSSARVTWKFEAATSYGRSELILNMNVGERNPVRANAEFQAGAQVAASTRGVPVPRMIAASNAAEILGYPFVISELARGKTYYDDVSPGLDAADAQGGRRRLLRQCAQALVRIHQVEIDDRESLRQDRLAIYREAFDALGHTTPTIEWAFRWLAAHQPPPAPAVLVHGDFQLQNLLVDGSRLVAVIDWEWVHVGDAYEDLAWFCHRAWRRGAPRSMGAGGLGSIEEFLRCYEEAGGEKIDRTRFHWWRVMAVLLGGMTNMAYARDYLVGKGPMVKSAISSRQLCEAEWELLNLMDEAGH, from the coding sequence ATGAGCCAGCTGGACGACCATGATGAAAGCCGGAGCCGTCAGCGCGGAGCGCACGAAACACGTGCGCCGCATTTCCATGACGGCGCGCGGAAGGACGGCGTCAGGATGAGCTTGAGTACTCGTGAAGAACTTCAGGCCGCGGCCAGCAAGCTGCCAGATCGGTTACGGGCCGTGCTTTCCAGCGCCTTGAGTGTCGATGCGGCCAGCATCACCGTGCAAAACCTGCGTCTGCTCAAGCAAAGTAGTGCGCGCGTCACCTGGAAGTTCGAAGCCGCCACCTCATACGGGCGCAGCGAACTGATCCTGAACATGAATGTGGGCGAAAGAAACCCGGTGCGCGCCAACGCGGAGTTTCAGGCCGGGGCTCAAGTTGCCGCTTCAACTCGGGGTGTACCAGTGCCGCGGATGATCGCCGCCTCCAATGCCGCAGAAATACTGGGGTACCCCTTCGTCATCAGCGAATTAGCCAGGGGCAAAACGTATTACGACGATGTCTCTCCTGGGTTGGACGCAGCAGATGCGCAGGGAGGCCGGCGCAGGCTGCTGCGGCAGTGTGCGCAGGCGTTGGTCCGCATCCACCAGGTCGAGATCGATGACCGCGAAAGCCTTCGCCAAGACCGACTGGCCATATACCGTGAAGCTTTCGACGCGCTCGGCCACACCACACCCACCATCGAGTGGGCATTTCGCTGGCTGGCGGCTCATCAGCCGCCCCCCGCCCCCGCCGTCCTGGTGCACGGCGATTTTCAGCTGCAAAATCTTCTTGTCGATGGATCTCGTCTGGTTGCCGTAATCGACTGGGAATGGGTCCATGTCGGGGACGCTTATGAGGACCTGGCGTGGTTCTGCCACCGGGCGTGGCGACGCGGTGCACCGCGCAGCATGGGCGCGGGCGGTCTCGGCAGCATCGAGGAATTCTTGCGCTGCTATGAGGAGGCCGGCGGGGAAAAGATAGACAGAACGAGGTTTCACTGGTGGCGAGTCATGGCCGTGTTACTCGGCGGCATGACCAACATGGCTTACGCGCGTGACTATCTGGTTGGCAAAGGCCCCATGGTGAAGTCGGCAATATCGAGCCGACAACTGTGCGAAGCTGAGTGGGAACTGCTCAATCTGATGGATGAAGCAGGGCATTGA
- a CDS encoding protein kinase domain-containing protein, with protein MVDLVEELARDRASGGMAGVDPTVAAELLEVGFEVDQEIGRSASGVVYRVSEVALGRPVAVKVLTAPTADNRDRFTREQQVMARLVGHPNIVPVLRFGNTGSGLPYVVTPLCQRGCLDGLIRRRGALPLAEVVRVAAEIAAALEAAQQLGIVHGNVKPANVLVTDFGGYALTDFGISLGFGWASGVPLSGSGLFAPEVSLGQTPRAAADVYGLGVTLLCALTGHAGQELGRGEHPLAQLLEWPSSSVAYLCELGVPREFAEIVAQAVARYPGDRPLAAELRAVAEQMRSELRAAGDGEALSVARVRRNSGNLPVPAGLVGREAQLAELRDRVVASRLVTLLGPGGVGKTTLALNAAHAELASFPDGVWWVELTDVREGALVAEVVAAKLGLSPGLGVSPTDALVAALSERNALLVLDNCEHVIGDAAELLDTLLRRCPRLHTVATSREVLRVDGESVLALEPMSYPALGGELDAAGATDYDAVAFFVDRARSVQPGFALTEGNVELVATICARSDGLPLAIELAAARLRAMPLDKIAERLSDRLAFLTGGRRAAPTRQQALNYCIEWSYDRCTASEQRLWQRLSVFAGGFDIEAAQQVCAGAGLERDAVVDELCSLIDKSIVMQSEHDGVRRYRLLEAIRDYGRARIESVAEQQQLSRTHLQWCRSLLAQAWTEWFSDRQVHWLRRVEQEMPNVREALQFALQDAPDIALEMAAGLRRISIAQVGLLGEGRHWLDLALAAAKPEPSVERIEAMASAALLAAWQEDVSSAKPLIAQARSLMEEASTPYLEGLADLAEGLEALQQRDTQRAKTCLLRAVDSPDVETQGCAMALLNFAASVSGDEDEALTWLAEALALAEAHNETVLRTRVLAGAALVCRQKGEFARAAHFNRQGLRLCLLIGDSWLGAMYLEGAGWFAQADSQWRRAATLLAAASALTLNAGLGVPPYVNWQQIHDNCESRIRNELTVRELHAATAEGYGMNLAQAVAYALETTA; from the coding sequence GTGGTTGATCTGGTTGAAGAGCTGGCACGGGACCGGGCTTCGGGGGGGATGGCGGGTGTCGATCCCACGGTTGCCGCTGAGTTGCTTGAGGTTGGCTTCGAGGTCGATCAGGAGATTGGGCGCAGTGCGTCCGGGGTGGTGTATCGCGTAAGTGAGGTGGCGCTGGGGCGCCCGGTGGCGGTCAAGGTGTTGACCGCGCCGACGGCGGATAACCGGGACCGGTTTACGCGGGAGCAGCAGGTCATGGCCCGGTTGGTCGGGCATCCCAACATCGTGCCGGTGCTGCGGTTCGGTAATACGGGTTCGGGGTTGCCGTACGTGGTTACGCCGCTGTGCCAGCGAGGTTGCCTGGATGGGCTGATCAGGCGGCGGGGCGCGTTGCCGTTGGCCGAGGTGGTGCGGGTGGCGGCAGAGATCGCCGCAGCGTTGGAGGCCGCGCAGCAGTTGGGGATTGTGCATGGCAACGTCAAGCCGGCAAATGTCTTGGTGACCGATTTCGGTGGGTATGCGCTGACCGATTTTGGGATCTCGCTGGGCTTTGGGTGGGCGTCGGGGGTGCCGTTGTCGGGGTCGGGGTTGTTCGCCCCAGAGGTGAGTCTTGGTCAGACGCCGAGGGCTGCGGCTGATGTCTACGGTCTGGGTGTCACGTTGTTGTGCGCGTTGACCGGGCATGCGGGGCAAGAGTTGGGTCGTGGTGAGCACCCGCTGGCGCAGTTGTTGGAGTGGCCGTCCTCGTCGGTGGCGTATTTGTGCGAGTTGGGGGTGCCGCGGGAGTTTGCGGAGATAGTTGCTCAGGCGGTAGCGCGGTATCCGGGTGATCGGCCACTGGCCGCCGAGTTGCGTGCGGTGGCCGAGCAGATGCGCTCGGAGTTGAGGGCGGCCGGTGATGGTGAGGCCCTGTCGGTGGCGCGGGTACGTCGCAATTCGGGCAACTTGCCAGTGCCTGCGGGATTGGTGGGGCGTGAAGCGCAGCTGGCGGAGTTACGTGATCGGGTGGTGGCGTCACGGTTGGTCACCCTGTTGGGCCCTGGCGGAGTGGGTAAGACGACCTTGGCATTGAACGCCGCGCATGCCGAGTTGGCGTCGTTTCCTGATGGTGTGTGGTGGGTGGAGTTGACCGACGTGCGGGAGGGCGCGTTGGTAGCTGAGGTGGTGGCGGCCAAGTTGGGACTGAGTCCCGGTCTGGGCGTGTCGCCGACGGATGCATTGGTGGCGGCGTTGTCCGAACGGAATGCGTTGTTGGTGTTGGACAACTGTGAACATGTGATTGGCGATGCTGCGGAGTTGCTCGACACTTTGCTGCGTCGCTGCCCGCGGTTGCATACCGTGGCGACTAGTCGCGAGGTGCTGCGGGTGGATGGGGAGTCGGTGCTGGCGCTTGAGCCGATGTCTTATCCCGCGCTGGGTGGGGAACTCGATGCGGCGGGGGCGACTGATTATGACGCGGTGGCGTTCTTCGTCGATCGTGCCCGCAGCGTTCAACCGGGCTTTGCTCTGACGGAGGGCAATGTCGAGTTGGTGGCGACAATTTGTGCGCGCTCGGATGGGCTGCCCTTGGCGATTGAGTTGGCCGCGGCGCGGTTGCGGGCGATGCCGCTGGACAAAATTGCTGAGCGTCTTAGTGATCGGTTGGCGTTTCTCACCGGCGGTAGACGTGCTGCGCCGACGCGTCAGCAGGCCCTGAATTACTGCATCGAGTGGAGTTATGACCGGTGCACGGCCAGCGAGCAGCGGTTGTGGCAGCGGTTGTCGGTGTTTGCCGGTGGTTTTGACATCGAGGCCGCCCAACAGGTGTGCGCTGGTGCGGGTCTAGAGCGCGATGCGGTGGTCGACGAATTGTGCTCGTTGATCGATAAGTCGATCGTGATGCAATCCGAGCATGACGGTGTGCGGCGGTATCGGCTGTTGGAGGCCATCCGTGACTACGGGAGGGCGCGCATCGAATCTGTGGCCGAGCAGCAGCAGTTGAGTCGAACGCATCTGCAGTGGTGCCGTTCCCTTTTAGCTCAGGCCTGGACGGAATGGTTCAGCGACCGCCAGGTTCATTGGTTGCGTCGGGTGGAGCAGGAGATGCCCAACGTGCGCGAGGCTCTGCAATTCGCCCTGCAGGACGCTCCTGACATCGCCCTGGAAATGGCGGCCGGCTTGCGCCGGATCTCGATCGCGCAAGTGGGTCTGCTTGGGGAGGGGAGGCACTGGCTGGACCTCGCGCTGGCCGCAGCCAAGCCCGAGCCCAGCGTTGAACGGATCGAGGCCATGGCATCAGCGGCGTTGCTTGCGGCGTGGCAGGAAGACGTGTCATCTGCGAAACCTCTGATCGCGCAGGCGCGAAGCCTTATGGAAGAGGCGTCCACGCCGTACCTCGAAGGTTTGGCGGACTTGGCTGAGGGGCTGGAGGCCTTGCAGCAGCGTGACACCCAACGGGCGAAAACGTGCTTGCTGCGCGCGGTGGACAGCCCTGATGTGGAGACACAAGGGTGCGCGATGGCATTGCTAAATTTCGCCGCGAGCGTGTCCGGCGACGAGGATGAGGCCTTGACCTGGCTTGCCGAAGCCCTAGCACTCGCTGAAGCTCACAATGAAACGGTGCTCCGCACCCGCGTTCTCGCGGGCGCAGCGTTGGTGTGCAGGCAGAAAGGGGAATTCGCCCGCGCCGCACACTTCAACCGTCAAGGTTTGCGGCTGTGCTTACTCATTGGCGACAGCTGGTTGGGCGCGATGTACCTAGAGGGAGCCGGGTGGTTCGCCCAGGCAGACAGCCAGTGGCGTCGAGCAGCGACGCTATTGGCTGCCGCGTCGGCGCTGACGCTGAATGCCGGACTCGGCGTCCCCCCCTACGTCAACTGGCAACAGATCCACGACAACTGCGAAAGCCGTATCCGCAACGAACTTACCGTCCGAGAACTTCATGCCGCTACCGCCGAAGGGTACGGGATGAACCTCGCGCAGGCGGTGGCCTACGCACTCGAAACAACCGCCTAA